The window ACACCGCTGTTTCTGCGGCCGCATTTTTAGGATAACCGTAAACGCCTGTGCTCACAGCTGGAAAAGCAATTTTTTTTATCTTGTTTTCCTCCGCCAGAAGAAGGCAGTTTTTGTAGCAATCTTCCAGAAGATCTGCTTCTCCTTTGTCTCCTCCCCTCCACACCGGACCGACCGTGTGTATTATGTATTTCGCTTTCATCTTGAAACCGGGAGTGATTTTGGCGCCGCCGGTTTTACAACCACCCAATTTTCTGCAGTGATCGAGAAGCTCAGGTCCTGCGGTCCTGTGGATTGCGCCGTCTACTCCTCCCCCGCCGAGAAGAGCCTCGTTCGCCGCGTTGACAACGGCTTCACTTTCAATTTTCGTTATGTCGCCTCTGACGGCAGAAATTTTCATTTACCCTTCAAAAACATTGTGGATTTTATAAAAATTTTAACATATAATCCGAAAAATCAGCACCAGGATTTTATCACATATTTTTAGGAGGTTGCGTGAGAGTCTTCGCATTTTCCGTCCTATTTATAATGTTAGCTTTATCAAGTATTTTACCCGCCCAGGGGTACAAATATCATTCGTATTATTCAATTTTAGCTCAGTCTGGACTGGACGTTGATAGAATCCGGAGTGTCGAGGGGATTCTGATAGTCGGCAGAAACGACAAAAATATTTTCGTCGCGGCAGACGATATTTCTGCTTCAAAAGTCGCTTCTCTCGGTTACGTGATAACCAAATCCTCGCAGGATGAAATTTTCGGCGCTCCGCTTGACGGTTATTACCACACTTGGTCACAAGTCATGAGCGAGATAGATTCTTTCACAGAAACTTATCCGAACATAGCAAAGTGCGACACCATAGGTTTTTCAGTTCAAAACAGACCCATCATCAGAGTTAAAATCAGCGACAATCCCGGCCAAAACGAACTCGAAGGCAGGATTCAGTTCAACGGTTGTCATCACGGAAACGAAAAGATTTCGACCGAGATAAATCTGTATTTCATGCGTTATCTCTGCGAGAACTACGGCGTCTTGAGCGAAGTGACATCTCTCGTAGACAACAGGGAGATATATTTCGTCCCGGTAGTCAATCCCGACGGTTTTGTCTTGAATCAGAGATACAACGCCAACAATATAGATCTCAACCGCGACTACGGATACCACTGGTTCAACGAGAGCGGCGCCTCGAATCCTTTTTCTGAACCTGAATCCAGAACGATGAGGGACGACTTCATCTCGACAGGCTATTCAATTACACTCGATTATCATTCGACGGCTTCTTACGTCAATTACCTGTGGGATTACTCTCCGAGAATTGTGCCGGATTACTACGAAGTGGTGAACATGTTCTCTCTTCCATACGCCGATTCAACCGGTTACACGCCCATAAAAGGTTACGATTGGTACCAGATAGCGGGTTCATGCCAGGACGCAACCTACGGCCTTTTCGGCATTCTCGCCGTGACAATAGAATCTCAGATGCCTGGAGATCCCGACCCGGAATGCCTTAAAAACAGGGGCGCGATGAAATACGTCGCGAAACTCGCCGGATACGGCATACAGGGCTACGTGCTCGACTCCGTCACCGGACAGCCTGTCGAGGCAGTTCTTTTCTTTCAAAAAGGTTCAGATCCGAAATGGCCTGTCAATTCGAGCGCTCTGTCTGGCGATTATCAAAAAATCCTTTCTCCGGGAACTTATTCAGTAACTGCTCACGCGCCGGGTCATGTTTCAAAGACTTTTTCTGTCCAGGTTTTAGCCGACACATCAATAAGGCAGGATTTCCATCTCGCACCATCGGACAGCCGTTTCGGAATGAGAATGATGTGCGCGAGACAGGAATACAGCAATTTCAGCAACACCACTTACACTTTCGACGCCCTGGGACCCGCTGATGGAATTGCCATGTCTATGAACAGGCAGGGCTACGCGATAATAGATTTCGGAGAAAATTTCCCCGTGACAGACGTTGCGGGATACGATCTGAAAGTCTGCGAAGCAAACGACGGAACTGCTGATTCCTGTTTCGTTTATGTTGGCAACACTCCCGAATACGCCGGAACGTGGATTTATCTGGGAAAAATCTCGGGTACGGACAGTTTCGACATCTCCGCGACCGGTCTTTCGCAGGTCAGGTACGTGAAAATAATGGACGACGGAGGTTCGACTTCGGGAGCCAAACCGGGCTACGACCTCGACGCCGTCCAGGGCATCAATCAGCCAAATTCGATAGAAGAACCGGTTTATCCCGTCACACCAGGAAACGTCTCTTTTTCTCTGACCGGCGGCTTTTTTTCGGACAAAGAGCTTTTGATATCAAATCTCAGCACCGAAACCATCAGGGTTCAAATCTCTATTGCTGACGTCTCAGGGAGAGTTGTCGCGTCAGATGATATAACCGCCGGAGCCGGAACCACTTCATACTCCATCAAAAACAGCACACTCGGCAGAGAGATGACTGGTTCAAACATTTACTTTTTGATAGTGGAAACCGATTTTATTTCCGAATCGTATAAAATACTTTTGTTCCGTTAAAAACGATTGGTAGAAGCGGGAAAAGTTATTCTTCTCTGTTTAGAAATTCGAGTATGGTGGCGGCTTTTTTTTCGCTTATGGATTTAATTTGAGTTAAATCTTTTATCGAACTGTTTTTGATATTTTCTGTATTTTTGAATTTTTTTCTCAGCTCTCTGGCCGTCTTCTCTCCGACGCCGGGAATTTCCAAAAAAGAGGACTTGAACAAATTTTTTGTCCTTTTCTTCCTGTGAGCGGTAATACCAAACCTGTGACACTCGTCCCTGATTCTCTTCAGAAGAAAAAGTACGGGAGAAAAACCGGGAAATGTCATCATATTTCCGTCCTCGAAATGTACGCTTTCGAGTCTTTTCGCAATCGAAATTGTTTTTACGTCAAGACCGGAATATTTCATTGCCGAAACAGCCGATTTGAGCTGTTCGGGTCCTCCGTCTACAATGACGAGATCGGGTTTTTCAAGGTCGCCGGATATAACACGGTTTGAAAATTTTTCCGCGATAAATCCAACCGCTTTCAAATCGTCGAAACCTTCCGGGATGTCGTATTGCCTGTACATGCTTTTGTTCGGCTTCGCGTTCTTGAAACATATCTGGCTTCCTTTTATCTCCCTGAATTTGGTGTGCGAGACGTCGAAACAGTAAATCACAGCCGGAGTGTTTTCGAGTTTCAAAGCGACGGCGAAATCCCTTAACAGGGGAGGGACGCCTCGTTTTACAGGTACCAGAGCGCTCAAGGCGATTTTTGACGTCTCTTCAATTTTTTCTTTTTCAAACTGGTTTTTCGGCGTCTTTATTGATGTCCTGACCCCGTGAGTCTCTTTTATCCATTCCTCGAGAAGTTTTTTTTCCTGAACATTTGCGCCGGTTAAAATAATCATGGGCGGTTGTCTCGACCTGTAGAAATCGACGATAAACCTGCCGAGGGCTTCATCGTCGTCGGTCTCCTGGAAAATATCCGTCATCACTGGAAAAGCTTCATGGAGTCTTCCTTCCCTTATCTGCATGACGAAAAAACAGCCCTTTCTCCCCCTTCTCGCGAATCCCAAAAGATCCCTGTCCCTGCCGTCGTTGAAAATGGCTCTCTCTCCGAACATGACATTCTTCATGTGATTTATAGCGTCTCTTTTCTCCGCCGCTTTTTCGTACTCTGTTTTCAGGGACAATTCAGCCATTTCAGTTTCGAATTTTTTTATAAGCTTTTTGACTCCTCCGGATAAAAAACCGGCAAATGAATTCATACTTTCCCTGTAATCGGGCAAAGTTATCTTTCCCGCGCAAGGCGCCGAACAGAGCCCTATGTGAAAATCGAGGCATTCTTTCGACTGCAGCGGCCCCTTGCATGACCTGTACCTGAAATATTTTCTCGACAAAAACAGCGTGTTCCTAAGTGAATTGGGCTTGAGATATGGACCAAAATATTTAGCCCCGTCCTTTTTCACTCTCCTGACGACCTCCGGATACGGCCATTTTTCCTTGAAATCAATTCTTATGTATGGGAACCTCTTGTCGTCCTTAAGAAGCACATTGTATTTAGGCTTGTGGAATTTTATCAGGTCGGCTTCGAGAATCAGCGCTTCCTGCTCGTTCTTGAGAGTCAGGAAATCGAGACTTCGTGAAAACTTCAGAAGATGAAAATTTTTCGGGCTATCTTCGTTGAAATAATTTACTATGCGCTTTTTTATGCTTTTCGCTTTGCCTATGTAAAGAGGCTTTCCATTTCCATCCCTGAAAATATACACGCCGGGTGTGTCCGGCGCGTTTTTGGCTTTTTCTTTTATCTTTTCTTTGTTTTTCACAAGAAAAGGCTTGTCACCTCACAACTGCTATTCTCGCTATGTCCTTGCCGTATCCGGTTTCCAGAACAAGAAAATATAGGCCCGAGGCGACGAAGTCTCTGTTCTCGTTCATCCCTTCCCAGTACATAACGTGTCTGCCGTCGTCTATCACACCGAGCTCGTACTTCCAAACCATCGTACCGTCGAGTGAAAACACGTAAAAGCTGGCATAAGTTCTGTCCAGCAGGATGTACTCAATGCACAAAACATCTGTGTTTGAAGGCTTGAAAGGATTAGGATATATTAGCTGTATCGAGTTTTCGGTTACAGGTTCTACATCAGGGGTCTGACTGTGAAGAGCTCTGTAGATATTAACTACGCCCCATCCTGTGCTGTCGTCAGGGCTGGAGCTTTGTGAAGCAGTTGATTTGAGCGCGTTAATAACATCCGAAACCCTCCACGAAGGATGCGCTTGAAGAAGAAGGGCGACGCCTCCGGCAGTGACTGCCGTCGCGCATGATGTCCCGCCCGCATAACTGTAGCCGCTATCGCCGGTGTTAGGTTCAACTGTCAGAGCCCACCAGGAGGCTGAGACCTCGGGTTTTCTTCTTCCGTCTACGGTCGGTCCGCACGCGCTCGCGTACCATGTGCTGTTGGATGTTGAAAATCTCTTGTAATGAGCTCCGGTCGAATCAGTTCCGCCCATAGTCAATATGGAGTCGGCGTCAGCCGGCGTTTTTATACAAGTGTCGAGATCAGGCTCCATCGCAGTATTTGTCCATGTTATGTTGCTTATTGCAGTGAGGACGACTATTCCGGCTCTTGAGGCTAAAAATGCCGCTCTCGCCGCGTAAGTCGTGTTTCCGTCCATGGAATTATATGACCAGTCGAGAGTGTCTCTGAATATTTTGTAAGAAAGGCTCGAAGATATTATGTCCGCTCCCGCCGAGTCGGCCCTTTCGGCGGCCAATACCCACCAGTGCTCTTCATGAACCACGTCGAGGCTGTTGCCGTCGTACCATTCTGTCTTGTACAGGCAGTAATAAGAATTCTTTGCCGCTCCGATCAGCATTCCGGATTTATCACCCGCAAGGAGACCGAACATCCTGGTTCCGTGCCTGAATTCACCGAGGGGATCGGGGTAATTTATTGTGTCGAGCGGATCCCCCTGAGCCGTAGAATGATTGCCGTTGACGAAATCCCACTCGTCAAATATTTTGACGCTGTCAACTTCTGAAAACCTTTTAAGCGCTTCGTGAGTCCTGTTGAAACCTGAATCGAATATTGATATGATGACGCCTTCGCCTCTGTATCCTTCATCGTGGCATTGTTTAATACCAAGGAACGAAAGCTGGAACTCGCTGGGTCCGTATATAAGATCGCTGTCAAATGATTTATAAATTTCGGTCTGGTCTAATTCGGATTCGCAACTGTTTACCCTGTCAATATAACTTACAAAACCGAGTCTTTCTATGTTTTGTAAAACCGAGGGATCGTCAGTTCTTACCACAACCGAATTCAGCCATTTCGAGCTTCCAATTATTTCCGCTCC is drawn from candidate division WOR-3 bacterium and contains these coding sequences:
- a CDS encoding O-acetyl-ADP-ribose deacetylase, with amino-acid sequence MKISAVRGDITKIESEAVVNAANEALLGGGGVDGAIHRTAGPELLDHCRKLGGCKTGGAKITPGFKMKAKYIIHTVGPVWRGGDKGEADLLEDCYKNCLLLAEENKIKKIAFPAVSTGVYGYPKNAAAETAVSTVLKFSEEHFFPEEVVFVCFSDEDLKIYLDVLSKTERI
- a CDS encoding DUF2817 domain-containing protein, whose amino-acid sequence is MRVFAFSVLFIMLALSSILPAQGYKYHSYYSILAQSGLDVDRIRSVEGILIVGRNDKNIFVAADDISASKVASLGYVITKSSQDEIFGAPLDGYYHTWSQVMSEIDSFTETYPNIAKCDTIGFSVQNRPIIRVKISDNPGQNELEGRIQFNGCHHGNEKISTEINLYFMRYLCENYGVLSEVTSLVDNREIYFVPVVNPDGFVLNQRYNANNIDLNRDYGYHWFNESGASNPFSEPESRTMRDDFISTGYSITLDYHSTASYVNYLWDYSPRIVPDYYEVVNMFSLPYADSTGYTPIKGYDWYQIAGSCQDATYGLFGILAVTIESQMPGDPDPECLKNRGAMKYVAKLAGYGIQGYVLDSVTGQPVEAVLFFQKGSDPKWPVNSSALSGDYQKILSPGTYSVTAHAPGHVSKTFSVQVLADTSIRQDFHLAPSDSRFGMRMMCARQEYSNFSNTTYTFDALGPADGIAMSMNRQGYAIIDFGENFPVTDVAGYDLKVCEANDGTADSCFVYVGNTPEYAGTWIYLGKISGTDSFDISATGLSQVRYVKIMDDGGSTSGAKPGYDLDAVQGINQPNSIEEPVYPVTPGNVSFSLTGGFFSDKELLISNLSTETIRVQISIADVSGRVVASDDITAGAGTTSYSIKNSTLGREMTGSNIYFLIVETDFISESYKILLFR
- the uvrC gene encoding excinuclease ABC subunit UvrC — its product is MKNKEKIKEKAKNAPDTPGVYIFRDGNGKPLYIGKAKSIKKRIVNYFNEDSPKNFHLLKFSRSLDFLTLKNEQEALILEADLIKFHKPKYNVLLKDDKRFPYIRIDFKEKWPYPEVVRRVKKDGAKYFGPYLKPNSLRNTLFLSRKYFRYRSCKGPLQSKECLDFHIGLCSAPCAGKITLPDYRESMNSFAGFLSGGVKKLIKKFETEMAELSLKTEYEKAAEKRDAINHMKNVMFGERAIFNDGRDRDLLGFARRGRKGCFFVMQIREGRLHEAFPVMTDIFQETDDDEALGRFIVDFYRSRQPPMIILTGANVQEKKLLEEWIKETHGVRTSIKTPKNQFEKEKIEETSKIALSALVPVKRGVPPLLRDFAVALKLENTPAVIYCFDVSHTKFREIKGSQICFKNAKPNKSMYRQYDIPEGFDDLKAVGFIAEKFSNRVISGDLEKPDLVIVDGGPEQLKSAVSAMKYSGLDVKTISIAKRLESVHFEDGNMMTFPGFSPVLFLLKRIRDECHRFGITAHRKKRTKNLFKSSFLEIPGVGEKTARELRKKFKNTENIKNSSIKDLTQIKSISEKKAATILEFLNREE
- a CDS encoding S8 family serine peptidase — translated: MKKLSIILMLFSAMCIEGADYWVFFTDKDVERRGGIDAVLQEAENLLSPRSLWRRTIRGSGVTLDDAPPSPFYVDEVKNSGAEIIGSSKWLNSVVVRTDDPSVLQNIERLGFVSYIDRVNSCESELDQTEIYKSFDSDLIYGPSEFQLSFLGIKQCHDEGYRGEGVIISIFDSGFNRTHEALKRFSEVDSVKIFDEWDFVNGNHSTAQGDPLDTINYPDPLGEFRHGTRMFGLLAGDKSGMLIGAAKNSYYCLYKTEWYDGNSLDVVHEEHWWVLAAERADSAGADIISSSLSYKIFRDTLDWSYNSMDGNTTYAARAAFLASRAGIVVLTAISNITWTNTAMEPDLDTCIKTPADADSILTMGGTDSTGAHYKRFSTSNSTWYASACGPTVDGRRKPEVSASWWALTVEPNTGDSGYSYAGGTSCATAVTAGGVALLLQAHPSWRVSDVINALKSTASQSSSPDDSTGWGVVNIYRALHSQTPDVEPVTENSIQLIYPNPFKPSNTDVLCIEYILLDRTYASFYVFSLDGTMVWKYELGVIDDGRHVMYWEGMNENRDFVASGLYFLVLETGYGKDIARIAVVR